In Mus caroli chromosome 16, CAROLI_EIJ_v1.1, whole genome shotgun sequence, the sequence GAAATATGGCTCTCCTTGTAGAGTTTTCAAACTGTCTTCTGTGTCTTGTTTTCAGAGAaccaagaaaagacagaagaccaaTATGAGGAAAACTCTCACCTCAACGCGGTTCCTCATTGGATCAATAACAATACATTAGGTTAGTCGGGTGATTGTGCCTTAAGATCTCTGGTTTTGTTCTCTGCAGCTCCTCAGATAACCTAGACTTATACTCTTCCTATTGTGGCTACACGCAGCATTGATCCACTACGCAGCTGAAATGTGTAATGAGAATCTAAGATTTTGACTAACTCAGCGGTCTTAAAATGAAACCAAGAATGTACGCTATTCCTTGATGAGTTAGGATACTCTTTGTATATTGAGGTGACCACTGCTATGCTGGGTCAGTTGTTCCTTGAGCTTTTTAATGTGGCTCCTAGAAAACTTAGCATTGCTTAAGTGGCTCCTACATAGGAGGCAACACTTGCTCTAGACCATTTTAACcataaagaggaagaagaagtcaGTAGACACTAATGTGATATGACAGAAGAGGTGGCCAGAACAAATGTGTAGAAAACTCACCGTGCCCTGGACTCTTGGCACCGGGATACCCGTCCCAGAACGGGGTCTTCTGTGTGTGGGTCTAGCTATTGGAACACTGACTGAGTCTGCCGTCTGATGTCTGATTCATCCTTTCGTTCAGGCTTCAGCATGGAACAGGCTCCATATGGAATGCAGGCACCAAGCTACCCCAAAGATAATCTTCTGGACAGCATGTGCCCGCCGTCGGCCACGCCTGCAGCTCTGGGCTCTGAACTCCAGATGTTGCCCAAGTCTCGGCTCAACACCGTCAGTGTCAATTACTGTTCCATCAGCCAGGATTTCCCCAGCAGCAACGTGAATTTGCTCAACAACAGTTCCGGTAAGAGAACGTTCTAGAATAAGGCTATTATTGGTTTGTCCTGGAAGCCAGTCAGGATGAGAGATGCTTGGTAAGCACACCCTGTCGTTCGGCCATTGGAGAAGGAGGCTAAAGGACTGGGCCACCTTCCAAGCGACTTTCCAAAGAGCAGACTCATAACCTCTTTGATATTGAGTGAGCAACATTGAATAGCTAGAGGACTTTAAGCTAATTTCCCTATGGTAGAGTACTCTGTGGAGACACATGGGGGTCCACACATCTGAGATTGTACATCTGGTTGAATTAATGGGGCTGTGCGTTCCTTTCTTAGCTGCCgtccacacagagacagaatttCTATCCATCTGTAAGGTTTCTTCCCAGCCCTTCCCAGCCCTCTTTACAAGAGTGACCCATTAGCCTTTGCGTCATTACGGATTGGCTTTTGCTGCCGTCCTGAGACGTCACACGTGGGCTTTGGCTGAAtgtcttctttggggtttgtttgtctttcccGTCTGAGTTTTATCCATACGGtagcatttttctctttcttgtgatCGTAGAGTGATTTACCACATGCGGCTacattttatccattcttctgttggaGGAAGGTTGTTATTTGCATATAAAGTTGTCTAAGAAATTAGTGCCTGAGTTTAAGAGTGCTCTGAGGAGGTCTCAGTGACGCTGTACCAGCCGTGTGTATAGCTGCCTTGGGGGTGGTTGGCGGGGATGCAGGAGTTAGGATCATGATGCTCCTGAATTAATGACCCAGGGGTACTGAGTCTTCTCATATCCTGGAGGGGCCTCAGCATTGTTTGGTGGTTTTTACCAGGAAAACCCAAGGACCACGACACTCCAGAGAATGGTGGGGACAGCTTCGAGAGCTCCGACTCGCTGCTGAGGTCCTGGAACAGCCAGTCGTCCCTACTGGATGTACAGCGGGTACCTTCCTTCGAGAGCTTTGAGGAGGACTGTAGCCAGTCTCTGTGCCTCAGTAAGCTGACCATGTCCTTCAAGGACTACATCCAAGAGAGGAGCGACCCAGTCGAGCAAGGCAAACCAGTTATTCCTGCAGCAGTACTAGCTGGCTTCACTGGTAAGTGAACACTCAGGGCCCCAGCGGGCTCCTATGTGACCAAAGCACCCACCACCCTTACCCAGGCCTTGTCCAAGTTTGCCTGGGATACTCACACTGAGGCTCCCTGTATACAAGCCCTATAGGGCCAGGCTCATAGACGTTTTATGTTAGGATCTGGGGAGTGGGGAAGATCCCAGGCCACGCCCTCTACCTGGGACGGGAGGTGGAGAGGTAGGAGGTCGGACAGACTCTAGCCCTGGCTCTGACTCACACTCTAGATCTCCAGGAATGTAAACTGACCTGGGGAAGGGCAGGAGCCAGCTCAAGGGATGCCAGCACTGTTTACCCCTCTTGGCCTCCAAAACCATCCTAGAGAGGATGAGAGCCCTCTTCTAGGCAGAAAGCAAATCTTAAAGCTGTTTTTAGAACCAGACAATTTTCAAAACTGGGGCAAAAATATCaagaatgttcttttttttttccctccagatgACTTTAAATAGATCCCCTTTCTGTATGCTGGCCACAAGAAGTCACTGTGGATTTTAAAGCCCACTTTTAAAGATATGAGATTAAAATGAGGATGTAGgggttttcttttcattgtcaAAAAATagctgcatatatgtataaaaattcaTAAAGGGGTCTGAATCTGTGGCTGTTCTGATACCTAGGAATCCAAGAACTGCTAAGAAAACCCCACAGCATTAGGAGTGTCTACCAGGATGGTAATAGTACTGCCGTTTGTTTGTTAGCCCCGTGGTGTTAGCATAGGTAGTGTGGCCCAGCCTGTGGCCCGTGGTGTTAAGTGTGGGTAGTGTGGAAACCCACTGGTGAATCTGTTCAGAGGTGACAAGTCCTAGTGGCCACTCAAGTGACTTTCTAGCTCAGTCTGGTTCAGTCCTTGCTATGCTTCCCCAAAGCCTTTTATATCTGAGGAGAAGGTGACAGCTTATGGTCAGATCTCGACTTTCCTTCCCTAAGCCGTGACAGGGACCCAAAACAAGTTGCTCTACATCCTAAGAGAGACAGGGCCACAGCAAACCTCTCTCTCAGAGTAGTGGTTTTCAGTACCCATGTAGCAGACAGACAGTTGTCCGTGTAGGTCACCCCTGTGTGTCCCATGCAGCAAGTCTCACGAGACCGTTTGCTTATGGTCGTGAGGGATGGACCTTTGATAAAATGGCCCTGGAGTCCGCCCCCATCCCCACTGGGCATTTTCAGCAATAAACTTTTAAGGCTCTTGTATAGGAAAGCAGTAAACGTCAAGACGGTTAGTGCTCATGAGAGTTGCTGGTCCTGTATCCTCCTCCCGGAAGGAGAAACACAGCGGCTGAGGTAGAGCCTTGGCTAAGCCATCCTCTTGGAAGCCTAGTGGGTAGGGAAGGGAGTGGACAGTGGCTCCTGCCCATTACAGTGTTTACTGGGTGCTCCCTGGAGCCCTGCCTACTCATCAGCACGATGCCCAGTAGAGCCATGTTCTCAAGACAGCCTGGTCACTGAGAGAGAGGGTCAGATCCCTGACGATCTCAGACTCCCCGTTTAACTGGCCTCCCTTTACCCCAGGAAGCGGACCAATCCAGTTGTGGCAGTTTCTTCTGGAGCTACTCTCTGACAAGTCCTGTCAATCTTTCATCAGCTGGACGGGGGACGGATGGGAGTTCAAGCTTGCTGACCCTGATGAGGTATGGCCACTGGCGCTGTCAGTCTCAGTCTGTCATGTTGGGTCCTAAAGCCAACCCTTGGCACAAGGAAAGCCAACAGAGCCAACAAGAGCCCTCCTCTACCAGGAATCCCTGGCTCTTAGGCTGAACTATAGCCGCTGCCTCATGGATAGATGGGCCTGGTATTCATTGGCCAGTGCCTTCCTCTGTGGACATTGTCTGTCAGAGGTCTCTGGTGACCCCCAGCAAGCTCTAGAGGGAGCTGACCTTTGTTCCTAGTTAGACAAAGCACGTAGCTGCCCAGCAGCCTTCAGGGCTGGCATTGAGGCTCCCTGCTGGAGAAGGCTTTGGTAGGCATGGTGCCAGCGATCTGAGTAATCTGTCACCCTCTCTGTATCTGGAGGAATGAGTGTGGCTCATGGGCCAGAAGAGTCTCTTCAGCTATCACATGGCTTGAAATGTGTCTCAGCTGGCAGAGTGGCTGCCTTGGGttcatctccagcaccacgtcaTAAATccggtgtgatggcacatgcctacCTGTAACCACAGCACCTTGGGTGAGGGCAGGGGgtagggtgggatggggaggcagaaactgaaggatgagagcttcaaggtcatcctcgtccacacagtgagttcctggccagcttgggatacagaACACTCTGGCTCtttaaaagagaggaaaggatgaAAACTTGAAAGAACCATGAGGGCACTCCTGGTTCCAAATGGCTGGTCCAGGAGACTATGCTGAGATGgcactggggacagagacagggacatcaCCGGCCCTTGTACAGGGAAGCATCTGCATGCATTTATAAAGGTCCAGACTGAACATCTGTCGGTCCCAGTGACTGTCAGGTTTTTCAGGGTGAGCACCCAGGGTCGGAAGCCAGTCATGACCCAAGAGAGGACATAGGTGACCCTGACCTTTCTGTGTCTTCCCAAAGGTTGCCCGCCggtgggggaagaggaaaaataaaccaaagatgAACTACGAGAAGCTGAGCCGGGGCTTACGCTACTACTACGACAAGAACATCATCCACAAGACTTCGGGCAAGCGCTACGTGTACCGTTTCGTATGTGACCTGCAGAACTTGCTGGGCTTCACTCCCGAGGAACTGCATGCCATCCTGGGCGTCCAGCCTGATACAGAAGACTGAGGGCCTCTGGACCACCCTGAGCCAGTCCCGGGCCCCGGGGACTGAGTGGGAAGCCCGTCCTGACCCACTTGCTCCAAAGACCCATGGGAGGGCAGGATGGAACCCCTCTGGGGAGAGCCACCAAGCAGCAGTGGCCTTTCATCCACGCCTCTTCCACAAGCCAATGCCCCATGGTGGAAACCGGCATAGCCTCTCTGTCCTGTATGAGACCCCCGAAGGGAAGAGTCTCTGGGAAGCCACTGTGGCACCAAGCAGGCCGTGTGCATTGTGGCTATTTGAGATGCTCCAGGGAGCCAGCATGTGGTGGATACACAGACACTGAGAAA encodes:
- the Ets2 gene encoding protein C-ets-2, which produces MNDFGIKNMDQVAPVANSFRGTLKRQPAFDTFDGSLFAVLPSLSEDQTLQEVPTGLDSVSHDSASCELPLLTPCSKAVMSQALKATFSGFQKEQRRLGIPKNPWLWSEQQVCQWLLWATNEFSLVNVNLHRFGMNGQMLCNLGKERFLELAPDFVGDILWEHLEQMIKENQEKTEDQYEENSHLNAVPHWINNNTLGFSMEQAPYGMQAPSYPKDNLLDSMCPPSATPAALGSELQMLPKSRLNTVSVNYCSISQDFPSSNVNLLNNSSGKPKDHDTPENGGDSFESSDSLLRSWNSQSSLLDVQRVPSFESFEEDCSQSLCLSKLTMSFKDYIQERSDPVEQGKPVIPAAVLAGFTGSGPIQLWQFLLELLSDKSCQSFISWTGDGWEFKLADPDEVARRWGKRKNKPKMNYEKLSRGLRYYYDKNIIHKTSGKRYVYRFVCDLQNLLGFTPEELHAILGVQPDTED